The window CGGCCGAGAGGCCTGCTATACCGGCGCCGACTATGATTACACGAGGTTCTTGGTGGCTTGGGTTAATGCTGCACGCGTCTAGGATGCATTGTTCTGGCCCTGCAGTACTCACAGCACTGCTCCAATGTCGTCTACCCGTCATCACCGTCATCGCCACCCTATCCGGCCTGTTCAAGATTCTCACCCCAGAGCTATCTGTCTTGTTCCAAAGACCTTGCCATATTAGTTTAATACGTGACAATTTCATTGTGATATAATATATCCAtccaaaatttataaaattacatagcaCTATCTAATTTTGAAAGCTTTTCCATAGAATTCAGTGCGTGACATTAAAACGCCATAGTgcaaaaaaaagaataattttctttttacaacCTTAAAGAGTTTTCTGGGAACTGACAGTTCGTATATTGTCTCTTTACTGAAATCATTCTTCTGCATAATTTGTTATCGTCTACACTAATCTACAGTCATGATTTAGAAACAGGCAAAACATAGTTCGTTGATAAAGTAGTAtcataagtatattatgtacctagTTATAGTAGAACATACTCAAAATCGCAGATAAGAAATCTAATTTAGTGCAGAAATAATCGAAGCAAAACTGGAAAAACTAGGTTTAACACTTGGAACGAAAAAGTCATTAACCTGAACACTACCAATAGATAGTTTTATCGACCACATCTATACTCAAACTTCGATATGTTTGTAGGGCAGTGTATCCTACGGATAAATATCTTAGATACGAtaagttttattacaaagaaaatattacaattaagtatttatttccggaatgataaaattaaaccgGTCTATACTTATCTCGTTAccctactatatttttattcagcATGTGATTAAGGTACCtgcctttttttattttaatcgtttCTATCAATCTAAAGTGAGTTTTTAATAGTCAAGAGTCATTTGCTCCCGTGCTACCAGGTACTATGAAAActtgtacatattatatgattgtaggtatattttgtgtattcatagtttaaaaaactactaacaTCTTTAATAGGAAGATATTTAAGCGTTTGACCTTGCTACTTATTGTCTACTTacttatgtaggtaggtacatacgtGTCTGAGTAATTCAGTCAAGAGCAGACACTTATAAGCGCATAATATTACGTTAAGGCTCTTATATTCATTCACTACAACGTGCATAGTCATAGTCATGTTTTGAGTATGTTCTTAATACTTTTGTAACACGGAAACATGCCGCTCCAATTAGTACTCACCTAAATAAGTATCCTAAAGCAATAACTCAGATCTCAAGAGACTGACGTCATAACGTACCGTTTTTTTATCGATCGAacataatatctatatttatatgattactTAATAACAATGTAATGTGTACTTTAGGTATTGTTATAGGGCTCTATCTACTTCCATATACCTAAGTGCATTATTATGAGTTGATAACTTTATCTCtttatttataggtaggtatcCAAAACAATGGtcattttcataaatacatGTCATGGTATATCTACGCGTATATTATAAGAGTAGGAACAGAAATTTGGAGAAGGTAAATTAAATAGGAATATTGGACGattgatgtaaaaaaatacccattCTATCCTACTGTTCGGCAAGAACCTCTTGCCCAGCTGTAGGACAGACCTAGTTACCTTTCCCTCTTTCCAAGAGGGAGAGGTtgggccttgagttcaccacccTGGTTAGgtgagggttggggactttgcattctaTTAGGAACTCTCAAGCATTCagggtttcatcacgatgtttttttttcccCATAAGAACGAGAGATGTTTCTGTTTCTTGACTATTAGactactcggctatcattgTTCTTTTAATAGTGGGTTGATGAGGTAATAAGGGGAAATAGGATGTGACGAAAACGcctaaatgtaaacaaaaacgGCCATATCTTTGGCtttaacattaacatttaaaaaacatttaaatgtgTTAGTTTAGAtaaggggttcccaaccttttcttggTACGGGACCacgtttatattattcttgttagcagggcaTGTAcgagtatctatactaatattataaagctgaatagtagtgaagagtttgtttgtttgattgtttgattgtttgtttgtttgaacgcgctaatctcgggaactactggtccgatttgaaaaattctttcagtcttggatagcccatttatcgaggaaggctataggctatatattatcacgctacgaccaataggagcagagtagcagtgaaaaatgttacaaaaacggggaaaattctcttatgtgacgcaagcgaagttgcgcgagtcagctagttaaaaataaagtgtaaaataGTCAtccagaaaatttaaaattttaacatcattcgcggaccactgGTTTAGATATTGAATTCAAATTGAAGGCGcttgtgtttttatataaagaaatcTGCCATTAAAATTATGTCAACTAAAATACTTATACGTCgacttaagtaaatatttttatctgtaaatGTTTCGCTTTATTGGTAAAGGTTtaggtattacaaaaaaaataacatttttaaactgaaTTATAATAGCGTTTATTGtggtaaatattacattatatagacacatataacatttattataatcggtataacatagttttttacttatattctattttacaaaataagtagTAACTATAATACCAAAATATAGGTACACAGTCGTCTGAAAAAAGgcattttaatatgaaaataatttacaccatagtattatgtaaaaaaataatttaaaaagtattgtcACGATTACTCCaacttataaataagttattttcacTCATCAAAAACTCCCAAAAGGGAAATAACAAGAActtgaataaatattactacTAAATCACGAATAACAATTTTTACaccattattaaatatataaaatatgtaataatttcaTATCTTAAATTGCtttacatacaattattttttgaaactaaAGAGAAGAGGCAAGAATATTTTCTACTAactagtatattatgtatttactcaTTGATATTGCTATAGTATAATAGTTATTGATTGTATATAAATTTCTAGGCTACACACAGCAAATAGGTAAATTTGAGACAAAATATCGACATAGTTAAAAGTTTCTGACATTTCACaacaacatttaataaatatgtggGCGAAGTAGAGttaaaaactacttttactacaacaaatgaataattacacctgcttttatttttaaaattacataattctctataaacattttactaaCTTGTTATTGTCATAGACGGCaagaagaatatatttttaatattgtaataaccTCGATCTACTTTGATTAAATAGACACCCATTTCGCTAAATGCGTTGTAAGACAAATGAGAAACTAGTTATTTCGAATCAACAAACTGttgctcgtattttatttaaaataattaaaattatgcacCTTTGTAAATTAGCTGAGTTACAATTCTCATTATGACAACAAAATTAGACTGCGAACTTTCAATTACTTACTGATGACCAGCTCTTACTGACTTTTAAGCACTTCATCAGCGGCAGCCTTCACTTCTTCCCAAGACACATGGATATCACTCTCTTCGCTAAAGCGTGAGCAAATCGCTAGTCTAAGGAAATAAACGTCGTCGATTTTAGAAGGAACCAGATGTATTTTACCACGGCCGTTGATACGTCTCAACAATTCTTCGTTTGGTTCGTTCTCGCCTTTCAATCTGAAGCACACCAAACCCATGGTAACTTCTTCAAAGATTTCGAACCTCTCATCAGCAGAGCATAACTCCTCGAACAGATGAGCAAGTGCAATATGTTTCCTGATATGTTTCTGAAGATTCTCTACACCATACAGACGCAAGACAAACCATAACTTCAGGGCTCTGAACCGACGGCCGAGAGGGATTTGCCAGTGGCGGTAATCTGGGGCAGATCCTTGCATGTCGTGTTTCAAGTATAGTGGATCAACGTTAAACGCATCAACAATCCAGCGTGGTTCCTTCAACCACATAGCTGAGCAGTCGAAGTTAACTAGCAACCATTTGTGAGGGTTGAAATTGAAGGAGTCCGCTTTCTCAACGCCTTTCATGAGGTATCTGTATTCTGGGCAAATAAAAGCGGAACCTGCGTAGGCAGCGTCCACATGCACCCAGATATTGCGTGACGAACAAACATCAGCTATTTCTTCCAAAGCATCAAACGTGCAGGATGATGTTGTTCCTAACGTAGCCACAAcctgcaacaaaaaataaattgtaatgcaTAATGactgctataattaaataaagaaatagagAAAGTGCTATATAGCTAGGTAGTTAAAATATCTTACGTAGAATGGGATAAGTCCTTTGCTGATATCCTCTTCAATGGCTTCTTTCACAGTATCACCGCGAAGACGTCTCTTGCTGTCAGGCTGCAATGAACGGAGCTTGACACCGCCCAGTAGTCCAGCACGCTCCACAGAAGAGTGGGCCTGTTCTGTTAAGTCAATCTTCCGTTAATATCGTTTCAGTTCGTATCGCAATCATATAATATAAGGCAATATCAGTAAAAGTCATTGACAGcgagtaatatttaaatttaaaggtTCATAGTGATCCCGGACATTTTTATTCACTATTGACTCTTCTACGCTTGTATGTACAGGCCCTACAAACGTCATCAATAAGAAATATCGTCACTTACTGTTACAGTAGCCAACGAGTTTGGAGAGGATTTCATTTTCAGTCCATTCAGGGTGTTCTTCCTTAACACGAGTGATGGTGCGGAATTTAGCACCCAGTAGGGCGACGAGGGTAGCCTCACTAGCAGTGCCTTGGATAACGCCGCCGGCTTCTCCACCGGATCGGGCCAGGAAGCACTCAGGGAGACCCAACATCTGGCCCAACCAGTCCAGCATCACAACCTCCAGCTCCGTACACGCTGGACTAGCGATCTAAAACATAAGCATcgattttgtaacaatttttaaaggTCAAAAAGTAGGACTTCAGTATTTTTTCGTGAGTCCGCTACTAGATGTATCGCCGGTAGAGAGAATTAGACCCATATTTTCTGAATACTTTTTGCAAGCCTATTTAAATAGTTCACCCTGTATAacaatattcttaatttttgtacaaaaagtgGCCGGTTGCATGTGACTACAACACAACTCGTTTTCCTTGTACAAATGTGACATTGACACTGGCATCGATTCGTAGAACTATACTGGTTACTGTGCagtaaaaattgaaaaataactaaGAAACTGCTGAGAAATATTAATTCGGTTAAAACAACAGACACTAAAGCCAAGactgaaaaactttttaaatttatttaaacttttatcgTATGTTATTTACGtgcagtttattataataaaagttgctAGGTATCTACATTTCGGTATAATTGATATTAACAAAATGTGTTGCTTTTTTCGCatttaatatgttaataaacAGATTCCACTACGGTCTATGACCTGACCATAAATGGATTGGAATCAATAGGTATACAAACTATTTAATTAGCATATTATCTATTATGTTGTTCGATCTatcttattaattaagtatatttagaaaaaaacggAATAACTCAATAAAAGTGCCCCTTAGTCTAATTTATTATTCCGCATTCTTGAATTATTCATCGCGCCGTTGTACCAACATTATGTGCTTTAGTTAATTGTCCTTGATACTAACTAATCAAATAGTAACCTTTAAACAACTGCTTCCCCAGTTTAAATTCGGCATTAGATACCTATATTTCACCTAACACTATTTATTCAAGAACTACGATAAAAATATGTgagtacagtttttttttatttacttgtgaATTTTTTATTTCCTATATGTaggctacatacatacaaagggAAAAGTAGATTTAAcgttatcatttttttttctttttgaactTACCCATGTGAATCCGATGCAAGCGATGGCACCGCTCAGCATGTCAGCCACGATGGCTGGGTAAGAGTTAGCTGTGGGGAAGTAGGCGTGGAAGCGAGGCGAGTGCCAGTGTGTGACGCCGGACATGACGACACGCTCGATATCGGCCATCACTGCCGTCCATGGCTCAGCCTGCTGCGGCGCCTGCTCCGGCACCAGAGGGCGAAGGTACCCTGGCTTTACTGACGGCACCACTTGCCTGAAATATACCAAACATCACGGTAAATGATATTGATAATCTTAGTTGAGTTTATAACTGTCAATCTCCTATCTGATGTAGTACGAGATTCTTAGATATATCTTGAACTGTAATTTTTAATGACGtgctaaaaaatattgtatctacAAAAATACTCCctcaaataaaaagaatatacaagtaaacaaaatgaaaaaaggtttattaaaaaagaacaacAATCAAGAAAACCATACTGGCTGTTCGAcgtcaaaaaaattacaaaatgccattagagtttttttttctaagtgttttctttattttaaatggcgGCTTTCTTCTATTTTGAGCAAAACCGGCTTGCATTTTGCTAAACATTGCAAAGTCATactttttgctttaaaataaaaagaacaacaaaagaaatcttttaaatatatctaATAATTACCTGTCTCTGATGTTTTCTAAATATTCAGCTATGTAATCAGTCATCGCTTTCGCGAAATCTTTGAAGTCGCCGGCCTCCATCGTTTCTGGGAACAAAAagtgattaattaaatatcttattaaaataaacctcCATACGCATAATTTAACATCTAGAAATACAGCGGTTTACAAGAGAATAGTAACATAATTTTACCGATAAAGCAATGTCGGTAAACAGAAAAggaactaattaaaataaaattataagagtAAAATATATAGGCTCTCAGAAAGCACAGAGGAAAATTTTTTTGGCTATGGCACATGAACAGTAAAAGcaactacataaaaataacattctgCACTAAAGACAATGGAAGTAGAAAATGGcaacaagaataaaaaaacatcaaatcacagagcaaaacaaaaattttgttGGAGTCAATAATTTCGCAAACCATAAATACTTAGACAGTTCATTCTGGAAGCGGGTTGTAAGTAAAATACGAACCAAACTTGAGTTTTGTATCCCCTTCAGACATGATAGCTAAgatcaaataatttaagttaGTTATTGTTAATGATACaggacaataataatatacgacaAGTTTTATTAGGAatcatttgaatataataatagccataattcacataatattattctatctagtatctatgtataatattgtattcaatGACAGAAGATAGTGCCAAGGGTTTGGGTTTGGGTGGCTATAAAGTTAGCTCGGTTAGTTATTGTAAATGTACGGTACCTACACCTACCAAAGTGTGTCTAAATA of the Anticarsia gemmatalis isolate Benzon Research Colony breed Stoneville strain chromosome 3, ilAntGemm2 primary, whole genome shotgun sequence genome contains:
- the LOC142987478 gene encoding aromatic-L-amino-acid decarboxylase isoform X1, with the protein product MSEGDTKLKFETMEAGDFKDFAKAMTDYIAEYLENIRDRQVVPSVKPGYLRPLVPEQAPQQAEPWTAVMADIERVVMSGVTHWHSPRFHAYFPTANSYPAIVADMLSGAIACIGFTWIASPACTELEVVMLDWLGQMLGLPECFLARSGGEAGGVIQGTASEATLVALLGAKFRTITRVKEEHPEWTENEILSKLVGYCNKQAHSSVERAGLLGGVKLRSLQPDSKRRLRGDTVKEAIEEDISKGLIPFYVVATLGTTSSCTFDALEEIADVCSSRNIWVHVDAAYAGSAFICPEYRYLMKGVEKADSFNFNPHKWLLVNFDCSAMWLKEPRWIVDAFNVDPLYLKHDMQGSAPDYRHWQIPLGRRFRALKLWFVLRLYGVENLQKHIRKHIALAHLFEELCSADERFEIFEEVTMGLVCFRLKGENEPNEELLRRINGRGKIHLVPSKIDDVYFLRLAICSRFSEESDIHVSWEEVKAAADEVLKSQ
- the LOC142987478 gene encoding aromatic-L-amino-acid decarboxylase isoform X2, with amino-acid sequence MEAGDFKDFAKAMTDYIAEYLENIRDRQVVPSVKPGYLRPLVPEQAPQQAEPWTAVMADIERVVMSGVTHWHSPRFHAYFPTANSYPAIVADMLSGAIACIGFTWIASPACTELEVVMLDWLGQMLGLPECFLARSGGEAGGVIQGTASEATLVALLGAKFRTITRVKEEHPEWTENEILSKLVGYCNKQAHSSVERAGLLGGVKLRSLQPDSKRRLRGDTVKEAIEEDISKGLIPFYVVATLGTTSSCTFDALEEIADVCSSRNIWVHVDAAYAGSAFICPEYRYLMKGVEKADSFNFNPHKWLLVNFDCSAMWLKEPRWIVDAFNVDPLYLKHDMQGSAPDYRHWQIPLGRRFRALKLWFVLRLYGVENLQKHIRKHIALAHLFEELCSADERFEIFEEVTMGLVCFRLKGENEPNEELLRRINGRGKIHLVPSKIDDVYFLRLAICSRFSEESDIHVSWEEVKAAADEVLKSQ